ATGTGGCGGAAGCGTTCCCACGCCGCCTCTGTTTTGAGGATGGAGAGGTATGGCCCCAAACCGGTGCCAGTGGCAAATAGCCACAAGTTGGGTACATCGGGAATTTCATCCAGCACGAAAAAGCCTTTGGCTGGCTGGGAGATTTCCAGCTGATCACCAGGGCGCAGGCGCGCCAGCGCATTCGACAGCTTGCCGTTGGGGACGATGTTGTAGAAGATTTCCGTGGTCAGCTCGTGCGGGGCATTGATTAGGGAATAGGATTTGGCCACCAGTTCGGTTTCGCCATTATCCAGTGTCACCAGCAGGCGCAGGGTGACGAATTGCCCCGCCTGGAATGGCATGGGTTCGGCATTGAGGCGCAGGCTGAGCAAGCGCTCAGTCCATGGGTGGTTTTGCAAAACTTCTGCGTTGTGCCAGCTGGTGCGGACGATGGCTGTCATTCCTGCCTCCTAAAACCAAGTAATTTAGTACAGTTTAAGGCGAAGGAAGGAAATCCCCCTCAATCCCCCTTTTTCAAAGGGGGAAGTTGGGAAGTACCCACCTATTGTTCCCCCCTTTGCAAAAGGGGGGTTAGGGGGGATTTTTCCCCAGCATGGCTTCCGCCACTGCTTCAGCAATTCGGATGCCATCCACGCCCGCTGACAGGATACCGCCCGCATAACCTGCCCCCTCGCCTGCCGGATATAAGCCTTTCACATTCAGGCTCTGCATATCCTGCCCACGGGTAATGCGCAGGGGCGAAGACGTGCGCGTTTCCACCCCGGTCAATACTGCGTCATACATGGAGAAGCCCTTGATCTGGCGCTCAAAGGCAGGCAAGGCTTCACGGATGGCTTCGATTGCGTAATAGGGTAGGCTCGTTGCCAAATCCGTCAGATGCACGCCCGGTTGGTAGGAAGGTTCCACCGAACCCAGTTGGGTAGATGGAATGCCCTTGATGAAATCGCCCACCAGTTGCCCCGGCGCTTCGTAATTGCCGCCGCCAAGCTCATAGGCGCGGGATTCCCACTGGCGCTGGAATTCCAGCCCTGCCAGTGGGTTGCCGGGGTAATCCTCAGGGGTAATGCCAACCACGATACCGGCGTTGGCGTTGCGTTCGGCGCGGGAATACTGGCTCATGCCGTTGGTCACGACCCGTCCCGGTTCCGAAGTTGCCGCCACCACCTGTCCACCAGGGCACATGCAGAAACTGTAGACCGACCGCCCGTTTTGGGCATGGTGTACGATCTTGTAATCCGCCGCCCCCAGCAGTGCATTGCCAGCGTACTTGCCAAAACGTGCCTTATCGATCAGGGTCTGCGGGTGTTCGATACGGAAACCGACCGAGAACGGCTTGGCTTCCATAAATACCCCACACCCAAACAGCATCTGGAAGGTGTCGCGGGCGCTATGCCCCAGCGCCAAAATCACATGATCCGTGCGGATTTGTTCGCCACTGGCCAGCACTACACCACGTAGTTGGCCGTCTTCAATCAGCACATCCGCCACCTGTTGCTGGAAACGGATTTCGCCGCCCAGCGCTTCGATTTCACGGCGAATGTTTTCCACCATCTTCACCAGACGGAACGTGCCGATGTGCGGCTTGCTGACGTAGAGAATTTCTTCCGGCGCGCCTGCCTTGACGAATTCGGCCAGCACCTTGCGCCCGTAGTGCTTCGGGTCCTTGATCTGGCTGTAGAGCTTGCCATCGGAGAAAGTGCCTGCACCGCCTTCGCCAAATTGCACGTTGGATTCCGGGTTGAGCTGGTGCTTGCGCCACAAACCCCAGGTATCCTTGGTGCGCTCGCGCACTTTTTTGCCACGTTCCAGGATGATGGGGCGGAAACCCATTTGCGCCAGCACCAGCCCGGCCATGATACCGCAGGGGCCAAAGCCGACGATGACCGGGCGTATTTCCGGCGGCCCCTGCAAATTGGCGACGAATTTGTATGTGGTATCCGGTGCTGGATTAATGTGCTGGTCTTTGTTGAATTTCGCCAGTATTCCGGCTTCATCCGTTACCGTCGCATCGATGGTGTAGACCAGCACGATGGCATCGCGCTTGCGGGCATCATAACCACGCTTGAAAACAGTGAAATCCAGCAGGCCAGCAGGCGCAATGCCCAAACGCTCTGTGATGGCGGCAGGCAGGGCTTCGGCAGGATGTTCCAGCGGCAAACGCAGTTCGGTGATCCGTATCATGGGGTTTGGGCATTGGTACAGCAAAAGCGGGATTATACACAGAAAGGCCATATGCCGAATCAGGGCTGCAAAACTTCAGCAAGACAAAGATGTTATTTCTTGCACAAGCCTAATGAATAAAGTATTACCCATCATGTTTACTTTCCCCTCTCCCCAACCCATCAGGAAGCCATCCAATGTACAACCTCGACATGACTGCACTCAGTGAATTCGCCCGAAAAAACGTTGATATGTCATCGCTATGCGAGTATGCCCGCCAGTTTTCGGGGCTGGACGCCAGAAAAATTTCCCTGTTGCACCGCATGTATGAAGATGTCATACCCAGTCTGCAACGTGTCACCCACAATTTCTATTCCCGCCTGCAAAATATCGCCAAGGCGCACGAATATCTGGAAGGCCATCAGATTGAGAACCTGAAGCAAACCCACCTTGCCTGGGTGCATGAACTCTTCAATACGGATTTTGATGTCACCTATACCCGCAAAATGTACATGGTGGGCGATATTCATGTGCGGGTAAAACTACCGGTTGAATTCATGGGCGCTTCCATTGGCATAATCCAGTCGGAGCTGGTGCGCTTGTTCGGGGAAATGTACGTTGACGACCAGGAAGCAACGCTGGATGCGATCCAGGCTATCAACGCGGCAACCGCCTTTTCGCTGCTGGTCATGCAGAAATCCTATCACTCCTTTACGCTGGCGGCGCAACTGGAAAGTTTCCTGCTGATTACCGGGATAAGCCAGAACCTGTTCGACGACATGCGCAAGGATTACCGTACAGGCTTGCATGAACCCCTGAAGCGCAACCCTATCCTCGGCGGCGATTGAACGGCGATACCCGCCCGCAGCGTAAGGTGTTACCATACGCTGCTTCGCACAACCTGGAACAACCATGAGTACCCTCCCCCACTGCCCGCAATGCAATTCCGAATATACCTACGCAGACGGCGCGATGTACGTTTGCCCCGAATGCGGCCACGAATGGCTACAGGATGCAGCGGCAGAAACCGGCAGTGACGAGCACCTCATCAAGGACGCCAACGGCAATATCCTGCAAGACGGCGATACCGTCACCGTCATCAAGGACTTGAAAGTGAAAGGCTCCTCACTGGTCGTCAAAGTCGGCACCAAGGTCAAAAATATCCGCCTGGTCGACGGCGACCACGACATCGACTGCAAGATTGACGGCATCGGCGCAATGAGCCTGAAGTCGGAATTCGTCAAGAAAGTTTAGGCATTCCGCCCCCGCCCTTGTCACGCTGTTTCTTGCCGGGGCGCACCTGTATCTGCCCCGGAGGATGCTTAATCACAATGGGCTGCGCGCAATGCGGGCAATTGACGTAAGTCTGCAAGCGGATTTCCTCTTTGACATCCTCAAACACCAAGCGGGCATCCGCGCGGCTGATGCCGATCTTGACGCGCATCTTTTCCAGATAGCGCAAACGGCCAAAATCCAGGCTGCCATCTTCCATCGCCCGTACCAGTTCGCGGCGGAAGCTTTCCCGCCGCCGCTTCAGCTCATTGATCATGCCAGAAGCCAGGATAGCCGCTGGCAAGGCCGCGACAGCAATGCCACTGATGATAATCATGCCGCTGAATAATTTCCCGATGATAGTAGCGGGGACTACATCACCATAGCCGACCGTCGCCAACGTCACGGTTGACCACCACAGGGCGCGCGGGATACTGCCAAACCTGTCCGGCTGTATATGCCCTTCCACCAAGTAAATGCCGGTCGCTGCCAGCAGTATCAGCATACAAAGGATAAACAACGCTGAAACCAGGTTTTCAGCTTCCTGCCGCAGCACCGCCAGCAGCAGTTCCAGTGAGTGGGAATAACGGGTCAGCTTCAGCAGGCGCAACAACCGCAAGCTGCGCAGGATGCGCAAATCCGCCACCCCGAAGAAAAAGCTCAGGTAAAACGGCAGGATAGCCACCAAATCCACCAGCGCCATCGGTGACAACAGGTAACGCCCCCGCCCCGTGAGCGGATGCTGGAAATCCACGTTACCCGACTCGACACAAACCCACGCCCGCACACCGTACTCAACACTGAAAATGAGCACCGAAATGACTTCCAGCCACCCGAACAACTGTTCATGCGCCACATAAACGCGATGTTCGGATTCGACCACCACCGCAACCACATTTACCACGACCAGCGCTAACAAGCCGTGGTTGATGAGCCTTCCCCATTTACCCCCTTTTTGCGCTTCCAGCACCTGATACAGCCAACCCCGTATGTTGTGCATACACTGCCTTCGCCCCTTGGTTGGAGTCATCACTAGCACATTATTCTGTCGAGCCGTTCACCCCTTATTTGAAACGTGCGCGGATTTTCTGGTACAAGTCCGCCAGTTCCTCACCCAGCTCGTGCAACTCTTCCACCACTTCTGTGCGCAAGTCCGTCATTTTGTCACTCAGCCGGTGCTGGAGCTTGTCGACCCCTTCGCCCAGATCGTGAATTTCATCCCGGGTTTCCAGTTGCAGTTTGTAACCGGCGTCGCGCATACGCGTTTGCAGCTTATCCCATTGGGTTTCGGCCTTTTCCCATTCCTCCCTGGCTTCCATCCCCAGCAAATGCATACCGGCACGGAACTCGTCCCGCTCGGCTGCCAGCGCGTGCAACAGTTGCTGTAATTTCTCGTTCATGATGCTTCTCTCCTGCGTGTTGGGCTTACTTTGTAATATAACTTTCCTGTACCCCAACAATAGCGGCATTGATCAATGAATGGAACTTTCAGCACAACCAGTGCTCTATCTGGATACATTGACGCGGGTATTCGGAACGGATACCGATATTTTCACTTGAAGGAAACCATAGGGCTTAACATGAAAAAAATACTGCTTTCGCTGGCTGTCGTCGCGGGTCTGGGTCTGTCTGCTTGCGCGCCAATGACCCAGGTAACCCAACCCCAACCGACCGTCATTCCCGCCAAAGATTTGAACTGGATTGCCGATAAAGTGTACAAAAACGAAACCAGCGGCAACCCCGCCCTGCTGGTGGTATGGAACGACCGCGAAGAGTTTGCCTCCCTCGGTATCGGCCATTTCATCTGGTATCCGGCAGGCCACCGCGGCCCTTACACCGAAACTTTCCCCGGCCTGATCGATTACACCAAGGCGCAAGGTGTGCCACTTCCTCAATGGCTCACCAACCGCACGGTCAGTACCGCGCCATGGCCTGACAAAGCTGCTTTTGAGCGCGCCAAAAATGATACAGAAATGCAGCAATTGCGTAATTTTCTGGAACAAACCAAAAATATCCAGGCTAATTATATGTCAGAGCGCCTGACCCGCGCCCTACCACTGATGCTCAACCAGCTGCCACCACAAGACCGCGACCGGGTATTGCAAAACTACCAGGCAGTGGAGAAATCACCCAGTGGGCTGTACCCGTTGCTGGATTACGTCAACTTCAAGGGCGAAGGCACCAGCCCCAGCGAACGCTACAACGGCCAAGGCTGGGGCCTGTTGCAAGTCTTGCAGGCCATGAACCCGGTCGCAGCAGGCCCGCAAGCGCTAGATGAATTTGCGCGCGCGGCAGAGAATGTACTGATGCGCCGCATCGCCAACGCCCCGACAGAACGTGGCGAAGCCAAATGGCTGCCTGGCTGGCGCAACCGCCTGAATACCTATCGCGCCCAAAACCTGTTAAGTGGCTACTAACCGTGTTTATTAGTTACCGCTTATCTTTGAATCCCTAGCGGTGGGAAGCTGCACCCTTGTCACGCCAGCTCCGGCTGGCGTATTTATTTCCTGAATTTTCTCATGGAATAATCGACAAGGACTCAACTATGCAAACCATTGACAATCGCGCCCTGAGCCAAGGCTCACGCTACGGGCAAGCTACCAGCACGGGTAGCAGCAATGGGAGCACCCGCAACACCACCACCCAGAACAATTCCTCGCTAAACAAGCAGGGAAGCTACAACGGTGGTTTCGGCCAAGGCTCCGAAGAAATAATGAACATGATCCAGGGCCTGTTAGGACAGTTTGAAGGTAAAGGCTCTGGCAACGGATCCGGTGGCAACACCAACACCGGTTATAACAAACCTGCGGACAACAATTCCGGCAGTAGTAACACCAACACTGGCTGGAACAACGGCAACTCCGGCTGGGGCAACGACGGTGGCTGGAACAACGGCAACTCCGGCTGGGGCAACGACGGTGGCTGGAACAACGGCAACTCCGGCTGGGGCAACGACGGTGGCTGGAACAACGGCAACTCCGGCTGGGGCAACGACGGTGGCTGGAACAACGGCAAATCCTGCTGGGGCAACAACACAGGAAACCCCACCAAACCCAAACCGGGCGAATACCGCAGCATCGATGGGACTGGCAACAACCTGAAAAACCCTGAACTGGGGTCAGCCGATCAGGCTGAAATACGCATTATGCCAGTCGACACCAGCCGTGAACCGGGTGGAACCACCTTCAACAATCTGCCAAGCCCCCGCGAAGTCAGCAATGCCGTCTCTGCACAGGAAGGCAGCACCACCAACAGCAAAGGGCTGAGCGACATGTTCTGGGTCTGGGGCCAATTCCTCGACCACGACATTACCCTCGTCCACACCACTGCGGATGAATACGAAAATATCGCCATCCCGTCCCCCGATCCGTACTTTGATCCAAACGGTACAGGAACTGCCACCATGGGCTTTACCCGCAGCGCCTATGAACTGGATGCAAACGGCCAACGCCAGCAGATCAACAGCATCACGTCTTTCATCGACGGTTCCAACGTATACGGTTCTGATGAAGCGACCGCTGACAGCTTGCGGGCGCATGAAGGCGGTAAAATGATCATGAATGGCGGGGAGCTAATGCCAGAAGACGCAACCGGCCAATACATGGCGGGCGACGTGCGCGCCAATGAAAACCCGGCGTTGACCTCCATGCACACCCTGTGGGTGCGGGAACATAACCGGATTGCAGATGAACTCGCCCAGCAACATCCTGAGTGGAGCGACGAGCAACTTTATCAGGAAGCCCGCAAGACCAACGTTGCCCAGATACAGGCCATCACTTACAACGAGTTCCTGCCCGCGTTGGTAGGCGAAGACGCCATTGCAGACTACAAAGGCTATGACCCGAACGTAGACCCAACCATCAGCAACGAATTCGCCGCAGCTATCTACCGTCTCGGCCACACCATGCTCTCCCCCAACTTGCTGAGGCTGGATGAAAACGGCGAAACCATCCCGGAAGGCAATCTGGCTTTGCGTGACTCGTTCTTCAATCCATCTGCTGTATCCGAAGCGGGTATCGACCCGATCCTGCGCGGCGCGGCCACCCAGACCGCACAGGCTGTCGATACCATGATCGTGGATGATGTGCGCAACTTCCTGTTCGGGCAACCGGGGGAAGGCGGCTTTGACCTCGCCTCCCTCAATATCCAGCGTGGCCGCGACCATGGCCTACCAGGCTATAATGATGCCCGCGAAGCCATGGGCCTGTCACGGATTGAAAGTTTCGACGACCCCATCTGGCGTGATGGCGTTGGCGCGAAGCTGGCACAGGTCTATAACAGCCCGGACGATGTCGACCTGTGGGTTGCTGGCCTCGCGGAAAAGGAAACCGGCGACTCACTGGTGGGTGAGCTTTCCACCGCTGTTCTGGTTGACCAGTTTACCCGCCTGCGTGACGGTGACCGCTTCTGGTATGAAAACCAGTTCAGCGGCCAGCAACTGCGCGAACTGAACAACCTGCAACTGTCGGACATCATTAAACGCAACACCGACATCCAGAACATTCAGGATGAGGTAATGGTGGCACCCACCGCTAACCAGGAAAATCAGCCAACGACACCACCAACCCAGCAACCTG
The sequence above is drawn from the Thiothrix nivea DSM 5205 genome and encodes:
- a CDS encoding ferredoxin--NADP reductase; protein product: MTAIVRTSWHNAEVLQNHPWTERLLSLRLNAEPMPFQAGQFVTLRLLVTLDNGETELVAKSYSLINAPHELTTEIFYNIVPNGKLSNALARLRPGDQLEISQPAKGFFVLDEIPDVPNLWLFATGTGLGPYLSILKTEAAWERFRHITLVHGVPLMEELAYADLIQSFADQHPGQFRFISCVTREPNPQGLAGRITTNFAFGTLEEAAGVTISPENTHVMLCGNHNMLNEMKELLGQRGLQRHLRHKPGHITTEQYF
- a CDS encoding NAD(P)/FAD-dependent oxidoreductase, with the translated sequence MIRITELRLPLEHPAEALPAAITERLGIAPAGLLDFTVFKRGYDARKRDAIVLVYTIDATVTDEAGILAKFNKDQHINPAPDTTYKFVANLQGPPEIRPVIVGFGPCGIMAGLVLAQMGFRPIILERGKKVRERTKDTWGLWRKHQLNPESNVQFGEGGAGTFSDGKLYSQIKDPKHYGRKVLAEFVKAGAPEEILYVSKPHIGTFRLVKMVENIRREIEALGGEIRFQQQVADVLIEDGQLRGVVLASGEQIRTDHVILALGHSARDTFQMLFGCGVFMEAKPFSVGFRIEHPQTLIDKARFGKYAGNALLGAADYKIVHHAQNGRSVYSFCMCPGGQVVAATSEPGRVVTNGMSQYSRAERNANAGIVVGITPEDYPGNPLAGLEFQRQWESRAYELGGGNYEAPGQLVGDFIKGIPSTQLGSVEPSYQPGVHLTDLATSLPYYAIEAIREALPAFERQIKGFSMYDAVLTGVETRTSSPLRITRGQDMQSLNVKGLYPAGEGAGYAGGILSAGVDGIRIAEAVAEAMLGKNPP
- a CDS encoding protoglobin domain-containing protein; translated protein: MYNLDMTALSEFARKNVDMSSLCEYARQFSGLDARKISLLHRMYEDVIPSLQRVTHNFYSRLQNIAKAHEYLEGHQIENLKQTHLAWVHELFNTDFDVTYTRKMYMVGDIHVRVKLPVEFMGASIGIIQSELVRLFGEMYVDDQEATLDAIQAINAATAFSLLVMQKSYHSFTLAAQLESFLLITGISQNLFDDMRKDYRTGLHEPLKRNPILGGD
- a CDS encoding zinc ribbon domain-containing protein YjdM, whose product is MSTLPHCPQCNSEYTYADGAMYVCPECGHEWLQDAAAETGSDEHLIKDANGNILQDGDTVTVIKDLKVKGSSLVVKVGTKVKNIRLVDGDHDIDCKIDGIGAMSLKSEFVKKV
- a CDS encoding potassium channel family protein, which translates into the protein MHNIRGWLYQVLEAQKGGKWGRLINHGLLALVVVNVVAVVVESEHRVYVAHEQLFGWLEVISVLIFSVEYGVRAWVCVESGNVDFQHPLTGRGRYLLSPMALVDLVAILPFYLSFFFGVADLRILRSLRLLRLLKLTRYSHSLELLLAVLRQEAENLVSALFILCMLILLAATGIYLVEGHIQPDRFGSIPRALWWSTVTLATVGYGDVVPATIIGKLFSGMIIISGIAVAALPAAILASGMINELKRRRESFRRELVRAMEDGSLDFGRLRYLEKMRVKIGISRADARLVFEDVKEEIRLQTYVNCPHCAQPIVIKHPPGQIQVRPGKKQRDKGGGGMPKLS
- a CDS encoding peroxidase family protein, producing MQTIDNRALSQGSRYGQATSTGSSNGSTRNTTTQNNSSLNKQGSYNGGFGQGSEEIMNMIQGLLGQFEGKGSGNGSGGNTNTGYNKPADNNSGSSNTNTGWNNGNSGWGNDGGWNNGNSGWGNDGGWNNGNSGWGNDGGWNNGNSGWGNDGGWNNGKSCWGNNTGNPTKPKPGEYRSIDGTGNNLKNPELGSADQAEIRIMPVDTSREPGGTTFNNLPSPREVSNAVSAQEGSTTNSKGLSDMFWVWGQFLDHDITLVHTTADEYENIAIPSPDPYFDPNGTGTATMGFTRSAYELDANGQRQQINSITSFIDGSNVYGSDEATADSLRAHEGGKMIMNGGELMPEDATGQYMAGDVRANENPALTSMHTLWVREHNRIADELAQQHPEWSDEQLYQEARKTNVAQIQAITYNEFLPALVGEDAIADYKGYDPNVDPTISNEFAAAIYRLGHTMLSPNLLRLDENGETIPEGNLALRDSFFNPSAVSEAGIDPILRGAATQTAQAVDTMIVDDVRNFLFGQPGEGGFDLASLNIQRGRDHGLPGYNDAREAMGLSRIESFDDPIWRDGVGAKLAQVYNSPDDVDLWVAGLAEKETGDSLVGELSTAVLVDQFTRLRDGDRFWYENQFSGQQLRELNNLQLSDIIKRNTDIQNIQDEVMVAPTANQENQPTTPPTQQPGQHGTGSGNTPYNSTFPGFNRGGSQTNGAFPSMMQNRFFMLNPQQIFNFQQAFWKGHLG